A stretch of the Panicum virgatum strain AP13 chromosome 9N, P.virgatum_v5, whole genome shotgun sequence genome encodes the following:
- the LOC120689362 gene encoding uncharacterized protein LOC120689362, whose translation MSTNELDDVLDPDEIEAIEKQNNNDDPSDHSSNHDHWEVHPYEGSRKPPTVIGALVREMYPDVVDTINGLKPVLTCEDFKRTSTNGIRNDIRVVGEFWWRFKCLPEDRAKADEVLELKFRNIVPKMLSEEKQSAFKKLYKDDNVPPEDVDEKGNRWPTKEALISVKPKDFTTDEGWSLLCEHWSTPEFRRMSLRAKHCRQSEG comes from the exons ATGTCGACAAATGAATTGGATGATGTCCTGGACCCAGATGAAATTGAAGCTATAGAAAAACAAAACAACAATGATGATCCATCAGACCACAGTTCTAATCATGA CCATTGGGAAGTTCATCCATATGAAGGTTCCCGCAAACCACCAACAGTAATAGGAGCTCTAGTTCGTGAGATGTATCCCGATGTTGTCGATACTATAAATGGATTGAAGCCAGTATTAACATGCGAAGATTTCAAGAGGACCAGCACAAATGGAATACGGAATGACATTCGAGTTGTTGGAGAATTCTGG TGGCGTTTCAAGTGTCTTCCAGAAGATAGAGCAAAGGCTGATGAAGTCCTGGAGTTAAAATTTAGAAACATAGTGCCTAAGATGTTGAGCGAAGAGAAGCAATCAGCATTTAAGAAGCTGTATAAGGACGATAATGTGCCGCCAGAAGATGTGGATGAAAAGGGAAACCGCTGGCCAACAAAAGAAGCACTAATTTCTGTTAAGCCAAAAGACTTTACAACTGATGAAGGTTGGAGTTTGCTATGTGAGCACTGGAGCACACCAGAATTTAGAAGAATGTCCTTAAGAGCAAAGCATTGTCGCCAAAGCGAAG GCTAG